From Heliomicrobium modesticaldum Ice1, a single genomic window includes:
- a CDS encoding acetylornithine transaminase yields the protein MNNAQIVELGKKYVMNTYGRLPISLVKGQGARLWDADGREYLDFLAGLAVNSLGHCHPKVVDALQQQAATLLHVSNLYWIEPQVQLAQVLVENSFADKVFFCNSGAEANEGAIKLARKYAKKTWGSDKYEIITMEKSFHGRTLATVTATAQPKYQKDYEPLPQGFRYVPFGDLKALERAISPHTCAILVEPVQGEGGVNLAEPSFWQGLAKLAAANKLLLIFDEVQCGLGRTGKLFAHEHYGVTPHIMTLAKALAGGAPMGALLATDDVANAFQPGDHASTFGGNPLVAAAAVAVMDVLLNDGLMDNCREMAAYFMGHLRRLQEKYPFITEVRGLGLMVACELDRPGADIVANCLEKGLIINCTAGNVLRFLPPLIINKADVDEAVAVLEEVLASVVAADAANAASVADAASKANTFSAATAKLVPTGGQSQ from the coding sequence ATGAACAACGCCCAGATCGTCGAACTGGGGAAAAAATATGTGATGAACACCTACGGCAGATTGCCTATCTCGCTGGTGAAAGGGCAGGGCGCCCGCCTATGGGACGCCGATGGCCGGGAGTACCTGGACTTCCTGGCAGGATTGGCCGTCAACTCGCTCGGCCACTGCCACCCGAAGGTCGTCGACGCCCTCCAACAGCAGGCGGCGACGCTGCTGCACGTATCCAACCTCTACTGGATCGAGCCACAAGTCCAGCTCGCCCAGGTGCTCGTCGAAAACTCTTTCGCCGACAAGGTTTTTTTCTGCAACTCCGGCGCCGAAGCCAACGAAGGCGCCATCAAACTGGCCCGCAAATATGCCAAAAAGACTTGGGGCTCCGACAAATACGAGATCATCACCATGGAAAAATCCTTCCACGGCCGCACCCTGGCCACCGTCACCGCCACGGCCCAGCCGAAATACCAGAAAGACTACGAGCCGTTGCCTCAGGGCTTCCGCTACGTCCCCTTCGGTGACCTGAAGGCCCTGGAAAGAGCGATTAGCCCGCACACCTGCGCCATCCTCGTCGAGCCCGTCCAGGGCGAAGGCGGCGTCAACCTGGCCGAACCGTCCTTCTGGCAGGGCCTCGCCAAGCTGGCCGCAGCGAATAAGCTGCTCCTGATTTTCGATGAAGTCCAGTGCGGCCTCGGTCGGACCGGTAAACTCTTCGCCCACGAGCACTACGGCGTCACGCCCCACATCATGACCCTGGCCAAAGCCCTCGCCGGCGGCGCCCCCATGGGCGCGCTCCTCGCTACCGATGACGTGGCCAATGCCTTCCAGCCGGGCGATCACGCCTCCACCTTCGGCGGCAATCCCCTCGTCGCCGCCGCCGCCGTCGCTGTCATGGACGTCCTCCTCAACGACGGCCTCATGGACAACTGCCGCGAGATGGCCGCCTACTTTATGGGACACCTGCGCCGCCTCCAGGAGAAATACCCCTTTATCACGGAGGTGCGCGGCCTCGGCCTGATGGTCGCCTGCGAACTCGACCGCCCCGGTGCCGACATCGTTGCCAACTGTCTGGAAAAGGGCCTGATCATCAACTGCACCGCCGGCAACGTGCTGCGCTTCCTGCCGCCGCTGATCATCAACAAGGCCGATGTCGACGAGGCCGTCGCCGTCCTTGAGGAAGTCCTCGCGAGTGTCGTCGCTGCTGACGCCGCCAACGCTGCCAGCGTTGCCGACGCAGCCAGCAAAGCGAACACCTTCAGCGCGGCCACCGCCAAGCTGGTCCCCACAGGAGGTCAATCACAATGA
- the argJ gene encoding bifunctional glutamate N-acetyltransferase/amino-acid acetyltransferase ArgJ, which produces MQQQIAILPGNVTSPKGFQAAGVPAGIKKPGVLDMALIVSDTPATAAAVYTTNKVQAAPLQVTKEHIAAGPLRAVVVNAGNANACTGEQGLADARATTAHVAKALGITAEAVAVASTGVIGQPLPMAKLLAGVDALAAALTTEGGEQAAQAIMTTDLVPKTGKVEITLGGQTVTIGAMAKGSGMIHPNMATMLAFYTTDAAIAPALLQQALSAATQVSYNMLSVDGDTSTNDMAVILANGQSGAPTIETEGSDYAAFTAALTALSIHLAKMIARDGEGATKLIEARVEGAATAEDARKAALAIIKSNLFKCAVYGNDANWGRIMCAIGYSGANVDPAKVDIFLGPVQTARQGMALPFSEEEASKALAAEEVVVTVRLNDGDASATAWGCDLTYDYVKINADYRS; this is translated from the coding sequence ATGCAACAGCAGATAGCCATACTCCCCGGCAATGTGACCTCGCCTAAGGGCTTTCAGGCCGCCGGCGTCCCGGCCGGCATCAAAAAACCGGGTGTCCTCGACATGGCCCTCATCGTCAGCGACACCCCCGCGACTGCCGCCGCCGTCTACACGACCAACAAGGTCCAAGCGGCGCCTTTGCAGGTGACGAAGGAACATATCGCCGCCGGCCCCCTCAGGGCTGTCGTCGTCAACGCCGGCAACGCCAACGCCTGCACAGGGGAACAGGGCCTCGCCGACGCCCGCGCCACCACCGCCCACGTAGCCAAAGCGCTGGGCATCACCGCTGAAGCGGTGGCCGTCGCCTCCACCGGCGTCATCGGCCAGCCCCTGCCCATGGCGAAGCTCCTCGCCGGCGTCGACGCCCTCGCCGCCGCGCTCACCACGGAAGGCGGAGAGCAGGCCGCCCAAGCGATCATGACCACTGACCTCGTTCCCAAAACGGGCAAGGTCGAGATCACCCTCGGCGGCCAGACGGTCACGATCGGCGCCATGGCCAAAGGCTCCGGCATGATCCACCCGAACATGGCCACCATGCTCGCCTTCTACACGACCGACGCAGCCATCGCCCCGGCGCTGTTGCAACAAGCCCTCAGCGCCGCCACGCAGGTCTCCTATAACATGCTCTCTGTCGATGGCGACACCTCGACGAACGATATGGCCGTCATTCTCGCCAACGGACAGAGCGGCGCCCCGACCATCGAGACCGAAGGCTCCGACTACGCTGCCTTCACCGCCGCCCTGACGGCCCTCTCCATTCATCTGGCCAAGATGATCGCCCGCGACGGGGAAGGGGCCACCAAATTGATCGAAGCCCGCGTCGAAGGGGCGGCCACCGCCGAAGACGCCCGCAAAGCGGCCCTGGCGATCATCAAGTCGAACCTCTTCAAGTGCGCCGTCTACGGCAACGACGCCAACTGGGGCCGCATCATGTGCGCCATCGGCTACTCCGGCGCCAACGTCGACCCGGCCAAAGTGGATATCTTCCTCGGCCCCGTTCAGACGGCCCGCCAAGGCATGGCCCTTCCTTTTTCCGAAGAGGAAGCCTCGAAGGCCCTCGCCGCTGAGGAGGTCGTCGTCACCGTTCGCCTGAACGACGGCGACGCCAGCGCCACCGCCTGGGGCTGCGACCTTACCTATGACTACGTGAAGATCAACGCTGACTACCGAAGTTAA
- a CDS encoding carbamoyl phosphate synthase small subunit, whose translation MTAVKPAAAYLLLEDGTLFKGIPFGYRGSSTGEVVFNTGMTGYQEVLTDPSYAGQIVTMTYPLIGNYGINAGDAESAKPQVRGYIVREACARPSNYRSEKTLDHYLAQHRIPGLAGIDTRSLTRRIREHGTLRGAIINGANSLSNGQALNGTNGSASVKGFNSANDRYGMSSADAAPWEGEALANLRTGARTSLEAIFAQMDEASYTCWIEYLTAVRNLPVAGPHLVSSVTTPQAYVIPGDGFRVAVLDFGIKENILRMLKALDCHLMVFPAHAPAEEIGAANPDGLFLSNGPGDPKDVAPAIETISHFLRPGTTARPLPIFGICLGHQLLGLAAGADTYKLKFGHRGANHPVKDLRTGRVFITSQNHGYAIDENTLPKGFTVSHRNGNDDTVEGLRHQHLPLYSVQYHPEAAPGPHDSAFLFDEFIANMQQRVEKATA comes from the coding sequence ATGACAGCAGTAAAACCGGCCGCCGCCTACCTCCTGCTGGAAGACGGGACCCTGTTCAAAGGGATCCCCTTCGGCTACCGGGGGAGCAGCACCGGCGAGGTCGTCTTCAACACCGGCATGACCGGTTACCAAGAGGTCCTCACCGATCCCTCCTACGCCGGCCAGATCGTCACCATGACCTACCCCCTCATCGGCAACTACGGCATCAACGCAGGCGACGCCGAATCGGCGAAACCCCAGGTGCGCGGCTACATCGTCCGCGAAGCCTGCGCCCGCCCCTCCAACTACCGCTCCGAAAAAACGCTCGACCACTACCTGGCCCAGCACCGCATCCCCGGCCTGGCCGGCATCGATACGCGTTCCCTGACCCGGCGCATCCGCGAGCATGGCACCCTGCGGGGGGCCATCATCAATGGCGCCAACAGCCTTAGCAACGGGCAAGCCCTGAACGGCACGAACGGTTCTGCCAGCGTGAAAGGCTTTAACAGCGCGAACGACCGCTATGGCATGAGCAGCGCCGATGCCGCTCCTTGGGAGGGCGAAGCCCTCGCCAACCTGCGCACCGGCGCCCGCACCTCCCTGGAAGCCATCTTCGCCCAGATGGACGAAGCGAGCTACACCTGCTGGATCGAATACCTCACCGCCGTCCGCAACCTACCTGTCGCTGGCCCCCATCTGGTGAGCTCCGTCACCACGCCCCAAGCCTACGTCATCCCCGGCGACGGCTTCCGCGTGGCCGTCCTCGACTTCGGCATCAAAGAAAACATCCTGCGCATGCTCAAGGCCCTCGACTGCCACCTGATGGTTTTCCCGGCCCACGCACCAGCAGAAGAGATCGGCGCCGCTAACCCCGACGGCCTCTTCCTCAGCAACGGCCCTGGTGACCCGAAAGACGTCGCCCCGGCCATCGAGACGATCAGCCACTTCCTGCGTCCGGGAACGACCGCCCGACCGCTGCCCATCTTCGGCATCTGCCTCGGCCACCAGCTCCTCGGCTTGGCCGCCGGCGCCGACACGTACAAGCTCAAATTCGGCCACCGGGGCGCCAACCACCCCGTCAAGGACCTGCGCACCGGCCGCGTCTTCATCACCTCCCAGAACCACGGCTACGCCATCGACGAAAACACCCTCCCGAAGGGCTTCACCGTCAGCCACCGCAACGGCAACGACGACACCGTCGAGGGATTGCGCCACCAGCACCTGCCCCTTTACTCGGTGCAGTACCACCCGGAGGCCGCCCCCGGTCCGCATGACTCGGCCTTTCTCTTTGACGAGTTTATCGCCAACATGCAGCAGCGCGTCGAAAAAGCCACGGCCTAA
- the carB gene encoding carbamoyl-phosphate synthase (glutamine-hydrolyzing) large subunit: protein MPKDQKLKKVLVIGSGPIIIGQAAEFDYAGTQACKALKEEGIEVVLVNSNPATIMTDANMADHVYIEPLDVPSLTKIIAQERPDGLLPTLGGQTGLNLAVALSQAGVLDQYNVRLLGTSLETIKKAEDRELFKKTMQEIGEPIPLSEIVSNLDQAVAFARQAGFPLIIRPAYTLGGTGGGIAHTEAELLTICDRGLKKSMIGQVLLEQSVAGWKEIEYEVMRDSNDNCITICNMENLDPVGIHTGDSIVVAPSQTLTDKEYQMLRSASLKIIRALKVEGGCNVQFALHPESDSYIVIEVNPRVSRSSALASKATGYPIAKMAAKIAIGLTLDEIKNPVTGKTTACFEPTLDYCVVKIPRWPFDKFVTADRSLTTQMKATGEVMAIDRTFEGALQKAVRSLETGVYGLRYPGAGEWTDIDLENKLARADDERLFAVAQAFRRDWSVREIHQVSKIDPWFLVKIKRLVDFEARLAQWPVADETLREAKTLGFSDYQIAKIANISTQTVREARKAAGILPTYKMVDTCAAEFEALTPYYYSTYEEEDEVRETTGEKVIVLGSGPIRIGQGIEFDYCSVHAAWALHSAGVESIIINNNPETVSTDFDTADKLFFEPLALEDVLNIVDKEKPRGVVVQFGGQTAINLAAGLHEHGVPILGTSLEGIDAAEDRKKFEALLKRLGIPQSEGRSATSADEAKAIAEELGFPVLVRPSYVIGGRAMEVVENVKDLASYMETAVRISPKHPILVDKYIRGREVEVDAISDGNDTLIPGIFEHIERAGVHSGDSMAVYPPQSLKREERDTIVDYTMRIAKALGVIGLLNIQYVVDGQGKVYVLEVNPRASRTVPILSKVTGVPMIKVAVEVMLGKTLAQMGYGGGLWPETAYTIVKAPVFSFEKLTDVDISLGPEMKSTGEVMGVDFELPSALYKAMTAAGMKIPTGGNLLVSVAERDKAEVTALIREFADMGFRITATKGTAEALRESGLAVTAIDASAYAVQTVLDQIKDGAVQLIINTPTRGKVAGRAGFKIRRAASEYRVPCLTSLDTARALLETIRMIREGDPPNFLSMGAFQEANSAEWSARVEALRAV, encoded by the coding sequence TTGCCGAAAGACCAGAAGTTGAAAAAAGTCCTCGTCATCGGTTCGGGGCCCATCATCATCGGCCAGGCGGCGGAATTCGACTATGCAGGTACCCAAGCCTGCAAAGCCCTGAAAGAAGAGGGCATCGAAGTCGTCCTGGTCAACTCCAACCCGGCCACGATCATGACCGACGCCAACATGGCCGATCATGTCTACATCGAACCGCTTGACGTACCCTCGCTGACCAAGATCATCGCCCAGGAACGGCCCGACGGCCTGCTGCCCACCCTGGGCGGCCAGACCGGACTCAACCTGGCTGTCGCCCTGTCCCAGGCCGGCGTCCTCGACCAGTACAATGTGCGCCTCCTCGGCACCTCCCTGGAGACGATCAAAAAAGCCGAGGACCGGGAGCTCTTCAAAAAGACGATGCAGGAGATCGGCGAGCCGATCCCCCTTTCCGAGATCGTCTCCAACCTTGACCAGGCGGTGGCCTTCGCCCGCCAGGCCGGCTTCCCCCTGATCATCCGGCCCGCCTACACCCTCGGCGGCACCGGCGGCGGCATCGCCCACACCGAGGCGGAACTGCTCACCATCTGCGACAGGGGCCTGAAAAAATCCATGATCGGCCAGGTGCTCCTCGAACAGAGCGTCGCCGGCTGGAAAGAGATCGAGTACGAGGTCATGCGCGACAGCAACGACAACTGCATCACCATCTGCAACATGGAAAACCTCGACCCTGTCGGCATCCACACGGGCGACTCCATCGTCGTCGCCCCCTCGCAGACCCTCACCGACAAGGAATACCAGATGCTGCGCTCGGCGTCCTTGAAGATCATCCGCGCCCTCAAGGTAGAGGGGGGCTGCAACGTCCAGTTCGCCCTCCATCCCGAGAGCGACAGCTATATCGTCATCGAGGTCAACCCTCGGGTGAGTCGCTCGTCGGCGCTGGCCTCCAAGGCTACCGGCTACCCCATTGCCAAGATGGCCGCCAAGATCGCCATCGGCCTCACCCTCGATGAGATCAAAAACCCCGTCACCGGCAAGACGACGGCCTGTTTTGAGCCGACCCTCGACTACTGCGTCGTCAAGATCCCCCGCTGGCCCTTTGACAAATTCGTCACCGCCGACCGCAGCCTGACGACACAGATGAAGGCCACCGGCGAGGTCATGGCCATCGACCGCACCTTTGAAGGCGCCTTGCAAAAAGCCGTCCGCTCCCTCGAAACTGGCGTCTACGGCCTCCGCTATCCCGGCGCCGGCGAGTGGACCGATATCGACCTCGAAAACAAACTGGCCCGCGCCGACGATGAGCGCCTCTTCGCCGTCGCCCAGGCCTTTCGGCGCGATTGGTCCGTAAGGGAGATCCATCAGGTCTCCAAGATCGACCCCTGGTTCCTGGTGAAGATCAAGCGCCTCGTCGACTTCGAAGCCCGCCTCGCCCAGTGGCCTGTCGCCGACGAGACCTTGCGCGAGGCGAAGACCCTCGGCTTTTCCGACTACCAGATCGCCAAGATCGCCAACATCTCCACCCAGACCGTCCGGGAGGCCCGCAAAGCGGCTGGCATCCTGCCCACCTACAAGATGGTTGACACCTGTGCCGCCGAGTTTGAGGCCCTGACGCCCTACTACTATTCCACCTACGAGGAGGAAGACGAGGTCCGCGAGACGACCGGTGAAAAGGTGATCGTCCTTGGCTCCGGCCCGATCCGCATCGGCCAGGGCATCGAGTTCGACTACTGCTCCGTCCACGCCGCCTGGGCGCTCCACAGCGCCGGCGTCGAATCGATCATCATCAATAACAATCCCGAGACAGTCTCCACCGATTTTGACACGGCCGATAAGCTCTTCTTCGAGCCTTTGGCCTTGGAGGACGTCCTCAACATCGTCGACAAGGAAAAACCGCGCGGCGTCGTTGTCCAGTTCGGCGGACAGACAGCCATCAACCTGGCGGCAGGCCTTCACGAGCACGGCGTCCCCATCCTGGGCACCTCCTTGGAGGGCATCGATGCCGCTGAAGACCGCAAAAAATTCGAGGCCTTGTTAAAGCGCCTCGGCATCCCTCAGTCGGAAGGCCGTTCCGCCACCAGTGCCGACGAGGCTAAGGCCATCGCCGAAGAACTGGGCTTCCCGGTCCTCGTCCGCCCCAGCTACGTCATCGGCGGCCGGGCCATGGAAGTGGTGGAAAACGTCAAAGACCTGGCATCCTACATGGAAACGGCCGTCCGCATCAGCCCGAAACACCCCATCCTGGTCGATAAATACATCCGCGGCCGTGAGGTGGAGGTCGACGCCATCAGCGACGGCAACGACACCTTGATCCCCGGCATCTTTGAACACATCGAGCGGGCCGGCGTCCACTCGGGCGACTCCATGGCCGTCTACCCGCCCCAGTCCTTGAAAAGGGAAGAGCGGGACACCATCGTCGACTACACCATGCGCATCGCCAAAGCCCTCGGCGTCATCGGCCTCTTGAACATCCAGTACGTCGTCGACGGCCAAGGCAAGGTCTACGTCCTGGAAGTGAACCCTCGGGCCTCCCGGACTGTGCCCATCCTCTCCAAAGTGACCGGCGTCCCCATGATCAAAGTGGCCGTCGAGGTCATGCTCGGCAAGACCCTGGCCCAGATGGGCTACGGCGGCGGCCTTTGGCCTGAAACAGCCTACACCATCGTCAAAGCGCCCGTCTTCTCCTTTGAAAAACTGACCGACGTAGACATCTCCTTGGGACCGGAGATGAAATCGACCGGTGAGGTCATGGGCGTCGACTTTGAACTGCCCTCGGCCCTCTACAAGGCCATGACGGCAGCCGGCATGAAGATCCCCACCGGCGGCAACCTGCTCGTCTCCGTGGCCGAGCGGGACAAAGCAGAGGTCACCGCCCTCATCCGCGAATTCGCCGACATGGGCTTCCGCATCACCGCCACGAAAGGGACGGCCGAAGCCCTGCGCGAGAGCGGTCTCGCCGTCACCGCCATCGATGCCAGCGCCTATGCGGTGCAAACCGTCCTCGACCAGATCAAAGACGGCGCCGTCCAGTTGATCATCAACACCCCCACGAGAGGCAAAGTGGCCGGCCGGGCCGGCTTCAAGATCCGCCGCGCCGCATCAGAATACCGCGTCCCCTGCCTCACCTCGCTCGACACCGCCCGGGCGCTGTTGGAGACGATCCGCATGATCCGCGAAGGCGACCCGCCGAACTTTCTTTCTATGGGCGCCTTCCAGGAGGCCAACTCGGCCGAGTGGAGCGCGCGGGTGGAGGCCCTGCGGGCTGTCTAA
- the argB gene encoding acetylglutamate kinase, producing MLKALEKAGILVEALPYIKKFSGKTVVIKYGGAAMVNDQLKEAVIMDVILMKLVGIHPVVVHGGGPEINGMLDRLGLKSHFIQGLRVTDESTMEVVEMVLAGKVNKEIVALIQRFGGKAVGLCGKDGGLIQAKKRFELVKNEGGARVPTDIGFVGDVVKIEPGLVRELADRGYIPVIAPIGVGEKGESYNINADTAAGELAQALKADKLVLLTDVEGILRDRKDPSSLISSLRIDDVPALVEEGVISGGMIPKVACCVEALQGGVGQTHIIDGRLPHSLLLEVFTDKGIGTMVLK from the coding sequence TTGCTGAAAGCGTTAGAGAAAGCGGGCATCCTCGTCGAAGCCCTGCCCTACATCAAAAAATTCTCCGGCAAGACCGTCGTCATCAAATACGGCGGCGCCGCCATGGTCAACGACCAACTCAAAGAAGCCGTCATCATGGACGTCATCTTGATGAAGCTCGTCGGCATCCACCCCGTCGTCGTCCACGGCGGCGGCCCCGAGATCAACGGCATGCTCGACCGCCTCGGCCTGAAGAGCCACTTCATCCAGGGGCTGCGCGTCACCGACGAATCCACCATGGAAGTCGTCGAGATGGTCCTGGCCGGCAAAGTCAACAAAGAGATCGTCGCCCTGATCCAGCGCTTTGGCGGCAAGGCTGTCGGCCTCTGCGGCAAAGATGGCGGCCTGATCCAGGCGAAAAAGCGCTTCGAACTCGTCAAAAACGAAGGCGGCGCGCGGGTGCCCACCGACATCGGTTTTGTGGGCGACGTGGTCAAGATCGAGCCCGGCCTCGTCCGCGAACTGGCCGACCGGGGCTACATCCCCGTCATCGCGCCCATCGGCGTCGGCGAAAAGGGCGAGTCCTACAACATCAACGCCGACACAGCCGCCGGCGAACTGGCTCAGGCGCTTAAAGCCGACAAACTGGTCCTGCTCACCGACGTGGAAGGCATCCTGCGCGATCGCAAAGACCCATCGAGCCTCATCTCGTCGCTGCGCATCGACGATGTGCCTGCCCTGGTGGAAGAAGGCGTCATCAGCGGCGGCATGATCCCTAAGGTCGCCTGCTGCGTCGAGGCGCTCCAGGGCGGCGTTGGCCAGACCCACATCATCGACGGCCGTCTGCCCCACTCGCTCCTGCTGGAGGTTTTCACTGACAAGGGGATCGGCACGATGGTGCTCAAATAG